GCCAATCAGAATCATCTAATGGATAGACCAGGAGAACAAGCCAATCAGAATCATCTAATGGATAGACCAGGAGAGCAAGCCAATCAGAATCATCTAATGGATAGATTGGGAGATCAAGCCAATCAGAACCATCTAATGGATAGATCAGGAGAACAAGCCAATCAGAATCATCTAATGGATAGATCAGGGGAACAAGCCAATCAGAACCATCTAATGGATAGACCAGGAGAGCAAGCCAATCAGAACCATCTAATGGATAGATCAGGAGAACAAGCCAATCAGAACCATCTAATGCATAGACCAGGAGAACAAGCCAATCAGAACCATCTAATGCATAGACCAGGAGAACAAGCCAATCAGAACCATCTAATGCATAGACCAGGAAAACAAGCCAATCAGAACCATCTAATGCATAGACCAGGAGAACAAGCCAATCAGAACCATCTAATGCATAGACCAGGAAAACAAGCCAATCAGAACCATCTAATGCATAGACCAGGAGAACAAGCCAATCAGAACCATCTAATGGATAGACCAGGAGAACAAGCCAATCAGAACCATCTAATGCATAGACCAGGAAAACAAGCCAATCAGAACCATCTAATGCATAGACCAGGAAAACAAGCCAATCAGAACCATCTAATGCATAGACCAGGAAAACAAGCCAATCAGAACCATCTAATGCATAGACCAGGAGAACAAGCCAATCAGAACCATCTAATGGATAGATCAGGAAAACAAGCCAATCAGAACCATCTAATGGATAGATCAGGGGAACAAGCCAATCAGAACCATCTAATGGATAGATCAGTAGAACAAGCCAATCAGAACCAGCTAATGGATAGATCAGGAGAACAAGTCAATCAGAACCATCTAATGGATAGATCAGGAGAACAAGCCAATCAGAACCATCTAATGGATAGATCAGGAGAACAAGCCAATCAGAACCATCTAATCCCTAAATAAACACCCAGTATATAACACAAAGACATTGACTGTCCACTTTTGGAAATGTTTCAGATTTATAGTTTCTTGAATGATTCTGCAAACATCTCATTTTACCCACTGCTCTCCCTTCTTTCCCCCCTGCTCTCTCAGTGGTTCAGGCCCTCTGCCCCTCCCCTCCCAGCACAATAAATAATGTGGCATGGGACTCAGGCCTTTTGTGTCCACACAGATTCTTTCTACTGTATGTTCTGCTGGGGGTAGGCAGAAACCAGGGCGTTTTATCAGAATAACACACCCGAGTCTTGTTGGGGCTCTGATAAAGGGCAGCATTGTATGGTAATAGTTTATATAAGACCATATGACCGCTGTGCTGCGCTGGGGCTCTGCTACGGTACAGGGTAGTGGCTAGTGTCGCGGGAATGATTAGCATTTTACCAACCCATCGTGTTCACAAGCCAAGAGCCTTCTGATTCGATGataaaataaacacatttaattTAACCCTTCTTTGTACACATTTTGTGTaccaccacagctgaaggtaaaATCCATAATATCTCTGATTGTCTTTATTAACCTTttggatgatgatgtgttgagaTTCCTGAGGAAAAGGAAAGAGATTCTGACTGTCTGAGGTGTTCTGGAGTTCTCTGAGAATTCTAGAATTCCAGACTAGATTCTAGAATGGTTCTGCAGAAAGACAGTAGTTACTGATATGAAACATCTGTTCACTCGAATACAATAACTTCTCTTGGTTTGATCTGGGTGTATTTTATGATTGGTATAGTTTAAAGACTGTTTTGAGATTGGCTATATATTTCTTCAGTTACAGTAGAGGTCTTAGACAGTGTCTGTCTGAAGTTAGTTGTAAGATTCTTCTAGTGAGATGGATGTTTAGAGTCGTTGCTTGGAGAATATATCTTGGCTGGTCTGTCTGGTGTAGCCGTGTCCGTTTGTCCGTCCGTCTGAAGGTCAGGTGACGGTCAGTCAGTATTAATACTTGTTGAATGGATCACATGTCTCCGTTATCGTTTCTCTATTGGCTATCAGAGCGTTACGTGGCGTGACGTTACGCCCGTGTTAGGCCATCGCCCGAGGTTCTTAAAGCGCAGGCCAGGGATTGGCTGAGTCTTGTTTGCCGTTGCTGTGACCCGACCAGCTCCATGGCCAGGCTACACCTGACGGTGGTGGTTTAAGGACCTGGTGCTGCCGCCGCTGCCGGCGGAGACTGGTAGGACCAACAGCTCAGGGAATACTGGGGCTGCTTTCTAAATCGCACCCTATTTAATGGgtcctggttgaaagtagtgcacttttaTAGGGAAaggggtgctatttgggacatagACAAGGGTTAGGTTGGGGATTGTTGTTTATATAGGAGGAAGGTTCTGTTTTAGTTCACCTTAGTACGGTTTGAGAATGGGGTTTTTCTGTCTGGTGTTTTAGTCCACGTTAGTACGGGTGAGAATGGGGTTTTTCTGTCTGGTGTTTTAGTCCACGTTAGTACGGGTGAGAATGGGGTTTTTCTGTCCGACGTGTCTGGTGTTTTAGTCCACGTTAGTACGGGTTGAGAATGTTTTTCTGTCTGGTGTTTTAGTCCACGTTAGTACGGGTTGAGAATGTTTTTCTGTCTGGTGTTTTAGTCCACGTTAGTACGGGTTGAGAATGTTTTTCTGTCTGGTGTTTTAGTCCACGTTAGTACGGGTTGAGAATGTTTTTCTGTCTGGTGTTTTAGTCCACGTTAGTACGGGTTGAGAATGTTTTTCTGTCTGGTGTTTTAGTCCACGTTATTACGGTTTGAGAATGTTTTAGTCCACGTTAGTACGGGTTGAGAATGTTTTTCTGTCTGGTGTTTTAGTTATTTGAGCTCAAGCATTTCAGATTGGTTGTTGGTtggatacatacagtacacctgTGGGGTTATTTAAgaactctctcttcctcactacAGGTTTGATTGATTGCCTTTATTAAGGATTGACTCAGAGATTGTACAGTTTCAATGACTATATCAAtttgttaaatcaaatcaaatcgacaTGTGTCACCAACGTGATGTACCTTGACGTCCCCTAATTCCTTCATAGCATGTTTCCTTGACATGGTCGTTCTTATAGAGAAGGACCACCTTCCCCAGTGTGATCGAACGTCAGCTTGTATCAATCAATACATTGTCAACAGAACTATATCccttcctgtttctcctctccagacCTGGAATCGAAAATGAACTGGGGGTCCTTTTACGCCGTAATCAGCGGCGTAAACAGGCATTCCACCGGCATCGGCCGCATCTGGCTGTCTGTCATCTTCATCTTCAGAATCCTGGTCCTCGTGGTGGCGGCCGAGTCGGTCTGGGGCGACGAGAAGTCTGGCTTCACCTGCAACACTCAGCAGCCCGGCTGCAACTCCGTCTGCTATGACCAGTTCTTTCCCATCTCACACATCCGCCTGTGGGCCTTGCAGCTCATCCTGGTGTCCACGCCTGCTCTCCTAGTGGCCATGCATGTAGCCCATCGCAGACACATCAACAAGAAGATCCTGAAGAAGTCCGGGCGCGCTTCCCCTAAGGAGTTGGAAGAAATCAAGTATCAGAGGTTTGCGATCGCAGGCGCCCTCTGGTGGACCTACATGATCAGTGTGCTGTTTAGGATCGTTCTGGAAGTCGGCTTCCTTTATATATTCTACTTGATCTACCCAGACTTCAAGATGTTCCGTCTGGTCAAGTGTGACTCGTACCCCTGCCCCAACACTGTGGACTGCTTCGTGTCTCGACCCACGGAGAAAACCATCTTCACCGTGTTCATGCTCTCCGTGTCGGGGGTGTGTGTTCTCCTTAACCTGGCCGAGGTGGCCTACCTGATTGGCAGAGCCTGTCTGAGGTGTATCCATGGTAACCAGGACAAGAATAAGGTAGCAGGGATTGGTCAGAAACTGTCCTCCTACAAACAGAATGAAATCAACCAGATGATCGCTGACCAGTCGAAGTTCAAGTTCAACGTGGGAGCTAGGAAGACCTctatggagaagggagagaggtgttCTGCTTTCTGATAGGCTGccctggaagggagagaggtgctcTGCTTTCTGATAGGCTGccctggaagggagagaggtgctcTGCTTTCTGATAGGCTGccctggaagggagagaggtgctcTGCTTTCTGATAGGCTGccctggaagggagagaggtgctcTGCTTTCTGATAGGCTGCCCTGGAAGGGAGAGGTGTTCTGTTTTGCTGCCTATGGAGATGGGAAAGCAGGGCTCTGCTTTCTGATACGCTGTCTAGTCCGAGTTCACTGCTTCAAACTAATGAACTGTAACCAGCATGTAACCATATACCGGATAGAAATCCTTAACAGCTCCATCTAGTAATAACATCAATCATTCACTCATTTATTTCTTCATCTATTTATTCTAGTGGCTGGTGCTACAGGTTCTCAACATTCCTAACGGTGGTAGGATATAGAGAAGAACAAACAAGCCCAGACAAACTCAACGCTAGATTGGAGAGAGAACTTTGTTTCATGGTGATCGACACAGTCACTGTTTTGTCTCACAACCTTGGGGCAGGAAGTAGTGGATAAAGGAACATTTGTTTCAGTACATGACTTGACAAACCCATTGTATTGGAACTCACTGAGTCTCCTACAGCAGGGAGACTACTCCTACAATACGGAGATTATTCCTACAGGGTGGAGACTACTCCTACAGCAGGGAGACTACTCCTACAGCAGGGAGACTACTCCTACAGCACGGAGATTACTCCTACAGCGTGGAGACTACTCCTACAGCACGGAGACTACTCCTACAGCACGGAGACTACTCCTACAGCAGGGAGACTACTCCTACAATACGGAGATTACTCCTACAATACGGAGATTACTCCTACAGCGGAGGGACTACTCCTACAGCGGAGAGACTACGGCACGGAGACTACTCCTACAGACTACTCCTACAGCAGGGAGACTACTCCTACAATACGGAGATTACTCCTACAGCGTGGAGACTACTCCTACAGCATGGAGACTACTCCTACAGCACGGAGACTCCTCCTACAGAAGGGAGACTACTCCTACAATACGGAGATTACTCCTACAGCGGAGGGACTACTCCTACAGCGGAGAGACTACGGCACAGAGACTACTCCTACAGACTACTCCTACAGCAGAGAGACTACTCCTACGGCAGGGAGACTACTCCTACAGCAGGGAGACTACCCCTACGGCACGGAGACTACTCCTACGGCACGGAGACTACTCCTACAGACTACTcctacagtagggagactactcTTACTGAATGGAGACTACTCGTACAGCAGGGAGACTACTCGTACAGCAGGGAGACTACTCCTACGGCACGGAGACCACTCCTACAGAATGGAGACTACTCCTACAGCACGGAGACTACTCCTACAGACTACTCCTACGGCACGGAGACTACTCCAACAGACTACTCCTACAGCACGGAGACTACTCCTACAGCAGGGAGACTACTCCTACGGCACGGAGAGTACTCCTACAGACTACTCCTACAGCAGGGAGACGACTCCTACGGCACGGAGAGTACTCCTACAGACTACTCCTACAGACTACTCCTACGTCAGGGAGAATACTCCTATGGCAGAGACTGCTCCTACAGACTACTCCTACAGACTACTCCTACAGCAGAGAGACTACTCCTACAGCAGGAACAGATCACTCATAAAGACTTTGAAGGTATTTTTAATGGTGCACAGCAAACTATGGAGCTTTAATACATTGCTTTCAGTACCAAGAGTGTTAGCAGCCGCGACGTGGAAAACTGGTTGTCCTAAAATGGATTACTGACAACTTCCATTAATGGTTGTTAACCCGTACAAAGTTATGGTATGttaatatcccacattatactgttatatatatatggtatgttcatatcccacattatactgttatatatgatatgttaatatcccacattatactgttatatatatgatatgttcatatcccacattatactgttatatatggtatgttcatatcccacattatactgttatatatatggtatgttcatatcccacattatactgttatatatatggtatgttcatatcccacattatactgttatatatggtatgttcatatcccacattatactgttatatatgttatgttcatatcccacattatactgttatatatggtatgttcatatcccacattatactgttatatatatggtatgttcatatcccacattatactgttatatatggtatgttcatatcccacattatactgttatatatatggtatgttcatatcccacattatactgttatatatatggtatgttcatatcccacattatactgttatatatatgatatgttcatatcccacattatactgttatctatatggtatgttcatatcccacattatactgttatatatatggtatgttcatatcccacattatactgttatatatggtatgttcatatcccacattatactgttatatatggtatgttcatatcccacattatactgttatatatggtatgttcatatcccacattatactgttatatatatgatatgttcatatcccacattatactgttatatatatgatatgttcatatcccacattatactgttatatatggtatgttcatatcccacattatactgttatatatatgatatgttcatatcccacattatactgttatatatatggtatgttcatatcccacattatactgttatatatgatatgttcatatcccacattatactgttatatatggtatgttcatatcccacattatactgttatatatggtatgttcatatcccacattatactgttatatatatatatatatatatatatgttatgttcatatcccacattatactgttatatatatatatatatatatgttatgttcatatcccacattatactgttatatatgatatgttcatatcccacattatactgttatatatgatatgttcatatcccacattatactgttatatatgttatgttcatatcccacattatactgttatatatatggtatgttcatatcccacattatactgttatatatggtatgttcatatcccacattatactgttatatatatggtatgttcatatcccacattatactgttatatatgttatgttcatatcccacattatactgttatatatggtatgttcatatcccacattatactgttatatatgatatgttcatatcccacattatactgttatctatggtatgttcatatcccacattatactgttatatatggtatgttcatatcccacattatactgttatatatatggtatgttcatatcccacattatactgttatatatggtatgttcatatcccacattatactgttatatatggtatgttcatatcccacattatactgttatatatgatatgttcatatcccacattatactgttatatatggtatgttcatatcccacattatactgttatatatatgatatgttcatatcccacattatactgttatatatgatatgttcatatcccacattatactgttatatatatggtatgttcatatcccacattatactgttatatatggtatgttcatatcccacattatactgttatatatatatatatatggtatgttcatatcccacattatactgttatatatggtatgttcatatcccacattatactgttatatatatggtatgttcatatcccacattatactgttatatatatgatatgttcatatcccacattatactgttatctatggtatgttcatatcccacattatactgttatatatatgatatgttaatatcccacattatactgttatatatgatatgttcatatcccacattatactgttatatatatgatatgttcatatcccacattatactgttatatatatgatatgttcatatcccacattatactgttatatatatggtatgttaatatcccacattatactgttatatatggtatgttcatatcccacattatactgttatatatggtatgttaatatcccacattatactgttatatatatggtatgttcatatcccacattatactgttatatatgatatgttaatatcccacattatactgttatatatatggtatgttaatatcccacattatactgttatatatatgatatgttcatatcccacattatactgttatatatggtatgttcatatcccacattatactgttatatatatgatatgttaatatcccacattatactgttatatatatgatatgttaatatcccacattataatgttatatatatggtatgttaatatcccacattatactgttatatatatgatatgttcatatcccacattatactgttatatatatggtatgttaatatcccacattatactgttatatatatgatatgttcatatcccacattatactgttatatatatggtatgttcatatcccacattatactgttatatatggtatgttaatatcccacattatactgttatatatatggtatgttcatatcccacattatactgttatatatatggtatgttcatatcccacattatactgttatatatatggtatgttcatatcccacattatactgttatatatgatgtgttcatatcccacattatactgttatatatatggtatgttcatatcccacattatactgttatatatatggtatgttcatatcccacattatactgttatatatggtatgttaatatcccacattatactgttatatatggtatgttcatatcccacattatactgttatatatatgatatgatatgttcatatcccacattatactgttatatatatgatatgttcatatcccacattatactgttatatatatgatatgttcatatcccacattatactgttatatatgatatgttcatatcccacattatactgttatatatatggtatgttcatatcccacattatactgttatatatggtatgttaatatcccacattatactgttatatatatggtatgttcatatcccacattatactgttatatatatggtatgttcatatcccacattatactgttatatatggtatgttcatatcccacattatactgttatatatatgatatgttaatatcccacattatactgttatatatatgatatgttcatatccacattatactgttatatatatggtatgttaatatcccacattatactgttatatatggtatgttaatatcccacattatactgttatatatatgatatgttaatatcccacattatactgttatatatatgatatgttaatatcccacattatactgttatatatatgatatgttaatatcccacattatactgttatatatgatatgttcatatcccacattatactgttatatatatgatatgttaatatccacattatactgttatatatatgatatgttaatatcccacattatactgttatatatatggtatgttaatatcccacattatactgttatatatatggtatgttcatatcccacattatactgttatatatatgatatgttaatatcccacattatactgttatatatatgatatgttaatatcccacattatactgttatatatatgatatgttaatatcccacattatactgttatatatatgatatgttcatatcccacattatactgttatatatggtatgttcatatcccacattatactgttatatatatgatatgttaatatcccacattatactgttatatatatgatatgttaatatcccacattatactgttatatatatgatatgttaatatcccacattatactgttatatatatgatatgttaatatcccacattatactgttatatatatatatatggtatgttaatatcccacattatactgttatatatatgatatgttcatatcccacattatactgttatatatatgatatgttaatatcccacattatactgttatatatatggtatgttaatatcccacattatactgttatatatatggtatgttcatatcccacattatactgttatatatatgatatgttaatatcccacattatactgttataaatggtatgttcatatcccacattatactgttatatatatgatatgttcatatcccacattatactgttatatatatggtatgttaatatcccacattatactgttatatatgatatgttcatatcccacattatactgttatatatatgatatgttaatatcccacattatactgttatatatatgatatgttcatatcccacattatactgttatatatatggtatgttaatatcccacattatactgttatatatggtatgttaatatcccacattatactgttatatatatgatatgttaatatcccacattatactgttatatatatgatatgttaatatcccacattatactgttatatatatgatatgttaatatcccacattatactgttatatatatgatatgttaatatcccacattatactgttatatatatggtatgttaatatcccacattatactgttatatatatggtatgttcatatcccacattatactgttatatatatgatatgttaatatcccacattatactgttatatatggtatgttcatatcccacattatactgttatatatatgatatgttcatatcccacattatactgttatatatatggtatgttaatatcccacattatactgttatatatgatatgttcatatcccacattatactgttatatatatggtatgttcatatccacattatactgttatatatatgatatgttaatatcccacattatactgttatatatatgatatgttcatatcccacattatactgttatatatatggtatgttaatatcccacattatactgttatatatggtatgttaatatcccacattatactgttatatatatggtatgttaatatcccacattatactgttatatatgatatgttcatatcccacattatactgttatatatatgatatgttaatatcccacattatactgttatatatatgatatgttcatatcccacattatactgttatatatatatggtatgttaatatcccacattatactgttatatatgatatgttcatatcccacattatactgttatat
This window of the Oncorhynchus keta strain PuntledgeMale-10-30-2019 chromosome 4, Oket_V2, whole genome shotgun sequence genome carries:
- the LOC118382034 gene encoding gap junction beta-1 protein-like, whose amino-acid sequence is MNWGSFYAVISGVNRHSTGIGRIWLSVIFIFRILVLVVAAESVWGDEKSGFTCNTQQPGCNSVCYDQFFPISHIRLWALQLILVSTPALLVAMHVAHRRHINKKILKKSGRASPKELEEIKYQRFAIAGALWWTYMISVLFRIVLEVGFLYIFYLIYPDFKMFRLVKCDSYPCPNTVDCFVSRPTEKTIFTVFMLSVSGVCVLLNLAEVAYLIGRACLRCIHGNQDKNKVAGIGQKLSSYKQNEINQMIADQSKFKFNVGARKTSMEKGERCSAF